cctttgatacttttttcaggctactttgatgaataaaaagttaaaaagaacagcatttattcaaaatagaaatcttttctaacaatataaattttaatttttatcaatttaacacatccttgctgaataaaagtattaatttcctttaaagagagaaagaaagaaaagatttactgaccccaaactttgcacaaggtgttttctattttatataaatgctgttctttctttctaacattttatttatcaaagaatcaaaaaaaaaaataataataataatacaggttccaaaaaatacttttgtggaaactgcaatacattttttcaggattctttgatgaacaaaaagttaaaaagaacataatttattcaaaatagaaatctttactaacaatataagttttatcactttttatcaattaacacatctttgctgaataaaattattaatttctatcaaagagagaaagaaagaaatatttactgaccccaaactttgaacgaggtgttttctatgttaaataaatgctgttagtttttcagaaattatttcttattatcaatgtcgaAAACATCTGtgctatttttgtggaaactgcaatacattttttttttcaggattttttgatgactagaaaattcaaaagaacagcatttttttaaaaatagaaatctttcacaAGATTATAAATACATGACTTTTGCATCACTTTTAacctatttatttcatttttgcgGAGTAAAGTCaattatattaaatgtaataaattacacaataaattatattttataaaaacaaactAATAACACTTCACAGTAATAAATACATTCCAATAATAACAAACTTATATAGCTCTATAAAAGAATGGTTCACTTTAAATTTTTCTTACAGtattattaataacatttttttaaaagtatggtCAGAAAGAAGAAATCTGAACGGATTATTTTTTTTGGACGCTGCCTATATCATAATGTCTAAGCTACATTAAAACATAATCAGAAATATAATCAGAAAATAGACAAACACGCACAAACAAGCAATGCAATTTCACTTCAACACTTCAAAAgagcagatattttaaatatgagGCTGGTGAAAACTTGAAAACCTGTGACGACATCTACGACACAACACACCACAAAGGAAAAAAACATGATGTGACACTGAATCCATTGCATCAATCATTTTCACACAGGCCCACATGAAGATGATGACGATGGCATGTCATCACAATTTCCTTACAATGAGTTCTTGGTTTGTCAAATCAAGAATGAATACATCAGTCCTTTCACTGTTTTTTTCAGACCACCTACTAAATTCCAGTGCAGCTTTCTCACTGGCGGAAATGACTGACAGTGGATAATTTCACAAAATCTTTTAGCAGTATTTCACCAAAACTCTCTACTGCACATTGTCCACAAATAAGGACATCATGCCAAATAAAGCAAAAGTCCAGGCGAAAGGATGGCAGCACTAATAATACAACATGCAGCATGTGAATGTTTATGAGAAGATAAGTATATCATGAAGGCTGTGTAGCTCATGTGGTTTTACCATAGTGATGGGAAGGCTGTGATGTATGCCTATCATTTCAACCACACATACCTCCCCCTGAATGAACCAACGGAGCTAAAACAAGACTGCAGGGGGCTTCTGCCCACAAACACTGAGCGTGAAATTCTGAGTGCACTTGCAAAACTGCGGGAGAAGCACGCCAACACGGCTCAGGGGAAAAAATAACCGCACAAGCATGAGAGTTTCTGAAAGACttaaaaccacacacacacacacacacacacacacactggtttacatgttttatggggacattccataggcgtaatggtttttatactgtacaaaccgtactttctattgccctacacctaaacctagccctcacaggagattgtgcaaacttttacttcctcaaaaaaactcattgtgcatgatttataagcctgtttcctcatggggacctgagaaatgtccccacaaggtcaaaatctactggtattcctatccttgtggggacatttggtccccgcaacgtgatgaataccaggtacacacacacacacacacacacacacacacacacacacacacacacacacacacacacacacacacacacacacacacacacacacacacacacacacacacacacacacacaaagtgttATTTCTGAATCAAAATACTATTTATAGATTAATTTGTAAACTATATATACCATTTCATTCATTCTTTAAATGTAGTTGTTtgtcattaataaaattaaatttagctTTACATATACATTTTATGCATTGTCTAAACTTTCTTCTTCTAATGGTTCAAATCTTCATAATAGAATCATGACAAAGTCATTCAAGCTAACTGCTTTTTTATTTAAGAAGAGTGGAAAAAAACAAAGGTATAATAAGACTACAAATACAAGATACTAGGTTCTGTTTACATCTGGTGTTAACATCTGTCTTGGGTGATATGATCACAAGTGGTCAACCTAACGCATTATCACTTACACCACATGCACTATATATGAACCTCCTGTGACCACTTGTGACTGGATTTCCTTAAACATAGACGTGTTTTCATTTCACAAGTGCATACATTACTAACTGTCactgtataaatgtatttatactaccagtcaaatgttttaaacagtatgattttttatgtttttttttaaagaagtctcttctgtttaccaagcctgcatttatttgattcatagtGCAGCAAAAGAGtcaaattctaaaatatttttactatccaatatgctgatttagtgctaaaaaaacatttattattattgctgaaaacagctgagtagaatatttTTCAGGTTACTTTGATGACTTCTTTCATAACATAAAtgcttttactgtcacttttgctcaattcaatgcatccttgctaatgcatatatattctatttttgctatttttgaattatatatatatattagtggtgggccgttatcggagttaatgtgctgcgttaacgtgacactcttatcgggcgataaaaaaaatatcgccgttaatctattctcaaagttgggttgggagctgggtctaaattacgtaagctatgatgactttcactttgatattttagcgcggatgacgtatacctagtcgaattgcactgtaggaggcgggaacgagtcttcaacttctgtggaattaccacatcaaatgagacgtgcaaacatggatgcagttatgaagccgcttcagggcaggtgcgtgcgttgttagaccctttttactggggcacgtgccccagtgaaaatctgctgtgccccagtaaaatctcaagtttgagttagaatttactttgataatcccgaaataaagacattaaactatatgcaacaactgaattaacgcttctaaaagcaatgcagtttaatcgaagcacacagaaatccatgcccgtgcgcgtctgtgtatttaacggcaacgcgcacgtcgcgcagccttttgcgcagaagtacttggttacacaagtttgtataggtaattatgttgtaaatgcaattgtcaagtagtttgtgatgcattttggaaacaggagatgagcgcctgatctaatgcgccacctggcccgttctcgaagacttttagtcattatttgggtagcacacatattctgaaaatgccttcagcagaattcaaattagccattttaatctagattaatctagattaattccaagatttaatctagattaaaaaaaatctagattaaaaaaattaatctatgcccacccctaatatatatatatatatatatatatgttcaaCACAAATACGATTATTACAATATTAACACTCAGTTTGCAAAAATAACTAACTTTTGTTTACAACTGTACTAAACACTTGCACTCtaaacaaaactattttttacTAACTAACTGCTAAATTGAGTCTGATGGGTTATTTTTTCCAGTGTTGTGTATTTTTTGTGTTACCCAGCCGTTGTGTTATTGGCTGGGTCATTCTCACTGACAGCTGAAACTatacacagattaagatatttatgatgaaatccgagagctctctgaccctctatagacagcaaaGGTCCTACCACCGTCTGTTGATGTTTTTGGTacatttctggaccttgaatgtggtaggacccttgctgtttataaagggtcagagagctcttggatttcatcaaaaatatcttaatttgtgttctgaagataaacaaaggtcttgtgGTTTTggtacaacatgagggtgagtaattaattaaagAATTATCATTTTGTGGTAAACTATCGAGAAGTCAGAGAAGCCAGTCAGCTAAGTGTGTTAGCAACTGTCGTTTTgcatgatggatgcactttttgccttgcataaatacataaattattttattcatccTGAATTTATTTTGAAGTGAAATTATGTTTTCTCatctcagtactgtttgtttacGAGCACGTTATGAAGTGCTGCGAGTCCAATACCGGCACAGGAATCAACACTATTTTGATGAAAGTGGATAACAGACATTGGTTGAATACGCTTAAATTCGGATTTTGCTTCTAAATGTTACATTTATtatttctaaaatgcttgttaaggaagtttaaatgtatgtaatatggtaaactatgctgtattcctccaaataaatttaatttgtcTTTTGGGTGTTCTTGCTTATTAATACAATTTTGGTGAGTtctaatttccaacctattttaaGCCAGCAATCGAGTAATTTTtacacaatagttgagttaaattaAACAACCCAGCATGCTGTGTCAAACGTTTAAcccatgtgttctgtccaatatttaacCAGCAGTAGAGTTACAAATATCCCAGAAATGGTTGTTTTTAGACTGTGTGATTGGATCTCAGTATGTATGTAAATACCCAATGTAAACATGTAAATCAGTATTCCTGAGAAGTCACACAGCTTTGAGGTGCATGACAGCGTGTAACAGAAATGCTTTACATGTTTTCGTGCACCTAGCGTACCTCAAGCTCCTTGATCTTCTCATCTGCCGTCTTCTGCTTTTCCAAAAGCTGATTGGCGATCTCATCTTTTGACTGTAAGATGAACCTAGAAAAAGTGAGAAGAAGGTCAAAACAACGAACAGATAAAAAATTCTCATTCAGGGAAAATTTTGCACCAAGAAAAATGTCCATACATGCGTCCCGCTCCCTCAAACATGCGGGTGCTGTTAGGGAGAGACGTGATCTCTGCATGCGTGAGGTTGGAGTGCTTCTTCATGCGGCTCAGCTGTTCGATCTGCAGGTCAGCCAGCTTCGCTTTCTGCTGGGTGTCAATCATTTTAGCCTGCAGTTCTGCAAAGGCCTGTGGCATACAGATGTGAGGATTAAATGCAATATCATCAACTTTTCTAATGTCTTTAAACACATTATGAACGTGAACGAGAACGTTATTTTAGAAGAACCTGAGGAAGGGTTATTCTATACACTACATACTCAACTATGGACTAAGGGCTGAAATGACAGAACATTTACATAGGTTTATGATGGTAATCAtacatttaatcaaaaatatcgtaGTTACAAATAATCAGCAACGGAGTTACCATCAAATAACCCACAATTAGACAAAATGACAGCTATATTTTCAAAGCTTCGTACATTATTTTATCTACGTatacataataatttatacagGGTTTACAGTAGTAAAGGACTTCACAGCAGCAAAGTGTAATATCTATGATATTTTGactgaaaacaataaaaatgtaaaggttTCTAGGAGCACCGAGGTTGCTTGTTGGTATATCACATTGTTTTTACAGTTCCAAGCCTATATTCCGATCTACCTGCGCTTAAAAACTTCTTTACTTGCTTAATTTATATTGACGAAGTAATAAACCCGTTTAGTTTCCCTGTATACATATGTAAACCCTCATTTACCTTCTTCAACTCGAGGTCTACGGGAGCCGCCATGATGCTAACAGTAGAATGAGTCACTGCGCATGCGCAGGCGCAAGCTGGTCGCAAAACCTAGTGAGcggcctacctagacagcattttcgGTTTCGAATAGACAGCTGGCTGTCTAAAATGCTCTCTAGATAGGCAGCACGGTAGGTTTATAGATACAGTTTCAGTCTCAAAATAGCGCTGGACAGGAATGACACAGTGCACAA
The genomic region above belongs to Garra rufa chromosome 19, GarRuf1.0, whole genome shotgun sequence and contains:
- the pfdn1 gene encoding prefoldin subunit 1, which encodes MAAPVDLELKKAFAELQAKMIDTQQKAKLADLQIEQLSRMKKHSNLTHAEITSLPNSTRMFEGAGRMFILQSKDEIANQLLEKQKTADEKIKELEQKKTYLERSVKDAEDNIREMLMSRRAQ